In Candidatus Micrarchaeum acidiphilum ARMAN-2, the genomic window CTTAGGAGAAGGCACATAGACACGATATTCCTTTGCGGCATATCCACCAACATAGGTGTAGAGACCACAGCCAGGGAGGCTTACCAGCACGGGTACAACGTTGTACTGCTGGAAGACGCCATGAGTGCAATGTCAAAGGACGAGCACGATGCAGCGGTGAAGTTCATATTTCCACGCATAGGCATCGTGCGCAGCACAGAGCAGGCAATGTCAATGCTTGGATGAAGCCGGGCTTGTCTGCAGGGTATCGCGGCAGGTGGCAGCCTTTCATGCTGCCGGGCAGGCAATCCAGGCTGCGAGAACACCGAAAGATTTAAATATTTGACTGTTCACTTATATTAGTGCTATTTTTAGAAACATTTAAAAATCTTTTTTCGTGGTTTAGTTGACAAATAGCATATAAGGTGTTATTAGATGACTGCAAAAAAACAAAGAAAAGAAGAAAGCAGAAAAAGTTCGGATTCTAAGAGCGAAGCCGAGAAGCAGAAGTCCGGAAACGAAGGCTCTGGAAAGAAGCTTATACTTAAGAATAACAAGGTCAGTATAAGTGAGGACAGCAAGCTTGTCAGGAAAAGGGGCAGGCCGCGAGGCAGCAGGAACGACTATTCGCAGCAGGGAGAATACAGCGTAGCGCAGCGCGAAACGGTAGAGCCAGCAAAGGTGTGCCCGAGCTGCGGGAGCACGGCTCTCATATTCGACAGCGAAAGGGGGGAGCTGGTATGCAACAACTGCGGACTGGTCATAGAAGAGAATGTTACAGATACAGGCCCGGAATGGAGGGCATTCGATGCCGATCAGAGAAATTCAAGGGCGAGAACCGGAGCGCCGATGAAATACACCAGGCCGAACAAGGGCCTGGTTACAGAGATAGACCTGTACAACAAGGATATTAGGGGAGTAAGAATACCTTCAAAGAGGCAGGCGCAGCTGTACAGGATGAGGAAGTGGCACAAGAGGGCCAGCATAGCAAGCTCCAGCGAGAGGAACTACCTGATAGCCCTTCCGGAGCTGAACAGGGTGTCGAGCTATCTGGGCTTGCCTGAAAACATCAGGGAAAACGCAGCGCTGCTGTACAGGAAATGCGTTCAGAACAACCTGATACGCGGAAGGCCTATAGAGACTGTGGTTCAGGCTGTAATATACGCAGCATGCAGGAAGGCCGGCATGCCAAGGACACTTGACGAAATAGCAACCATATCAGGGCTGCCGAAGAAGGAGATAGGAAGGGCCTACAGGGCCATATCCCACGAACTCGGCCTCAAGATACCTTTGACCGATCCGATAGCATACGTTCCTAGGTACGTCAATGCGCTGAAACTCAGCGGAGAAGCGCAGGAGAAGGCAGTAGAACTCCTCAACGACGCCATGGCTAAGGGCCTGGTGTCAGGAAGGAGCCCTACGGGAGTCAGCGCCGCGGCGGTATATATTGCGGGCGCCCTTGCCGGAGAGCGCAGGACGCAGAAGGAGGTCGCGGATGTGGCAGGTGTCACGGAAGTAACCATAAGGAACAGGTACAGAGAGCTCAAGGAGCAGCTCAACATAGACGTAAATCTATGATTTGAATGAAGGCTCAATTTTATTTCTTGGCCGTTTTGCTGCTGCCGGCCTTCTCGGCAGCCGCATTTGCGGGTGCGCCAAATTCAACCCAGGCCTATTCGAATGCAACTGCTTTGCAGAGCTTCAACGCCTCGTTCAACTCCACCGTAGGCTACCTGACTATGGTCAACCAGAGCAGCTATCTTGTTTTCTACCCAAATCTGAATAGGGCATACAACCTCACGTATACCGCCAAAAAAATATACAAGGAGGATCCGCAGCTCGCATATGCAGACCTGTCGGAAGCAAAAACTTTGGCTGCAAGGCAGCTCGCTTATATAAACCAGTACCAAGACGTATCTTTTATCACGCTTGCTGTTATTACCGCAATAACCGCATACCTGTTATACGTGATAGTGTATGGTTCCCCGA contains:
- a CDS encoding Transcription factor TFIIB cyclin-related; this translates as MTAKKQRKEESRKSSDSKSEAEKQKSGNEGSGKKLILKNNKVSISEDSKLVRKRGRPRGSRNDYSQQGEYSVAQRETVEPAKVCPSCGSTALIFDSERGELVCNNCGLVIEENVTDTGPEWRAFDADQRNSRARTGAPMKYTRPNKGLVTEIDLYNKDIRGVRIPSKRQAQLYRMRKWHKRASIASSSERNYLIALPELNRVSSYLGLPENIRENAALLYRKCVQNNLIRGRPIETVVQAVIYAACRKAGMPRTLDEIATISGLPKKEIGRAYRAISHELGLKIPLTDPIAYVPRYVNALKLSGEAQEKAVELLNDAMAKGLVSGRSPTGVSAAAVYIAGALAGERRTQKEVADVAGVTEVTIRNRYRELKEQLNIDVNL